In the genome of Lathyrus oleraceus cultivar Zhongwan6 chromosome 4, CAAS_Psat_ZW6_1.0, whole genome shotgun sequence, the window tactcataatGCAATTAACAATATCACAATTCATAGATGAAAATAACATGTGAAATTCCTTTAAGTAAGGGCCTCCAATGGTTTCCAATACTCTAAAAATCACCACTTATGCTCTCAAAATCGCGCCTTGATCTCCCAATTTTGTAACCATTATGAAAGTGCAGAAAATCCCCTTTTAAAGGCGTTAGAATTGACCAAAACACATCAGAAAAGTCTAGAAAGAGTACATATCGCGCGCATGATGCCTTGTATCGCACGATGCAACTTTAAAGACCCTATCACGTGTGCGATTCAAGTGGTTGCACGCTTTTGCTCAttttttcactcaaattttcatTATGTCCACAAttttcacacttagctattttttcctcattctttggttattcttcttcattttagctcaactttcacttgttttgctcTGATTATCTGACTAAATATATACAATGACAGactgtcatcacaaccccaaacttgaatcgtTGCTTGTTCTCAACTAACTCACTTGCAACTACGCATTTCAATAGACAACAAGTCGTATGATAACAATCGAATATCACcaaattaaatatttcttttaCCTGACCATTATTCTAGCTCACAACTCTTATCCGGCAAATTCAAAAAATGTCCTCAACATTGACGAGTACTCAACCTGTCTCTCAACTCACTATAACTCACTCAATGGATAGGATGATatctcaatcaacatgcaaaatcaattacacttagcttgatcatgttctaGTAGAGTTCATCATAGAAATCACAACACACACATTAGAGGTCTTTTCAGGTTGTAAGTTGGCTTATGTTTGGGTAGGATATTTTGAGAAAAttaggtttaaacctttggagttaggtgtTTAGTTCTCCTTCTATCATCATACATTTTTGGTCCTTTATGACGGTATTAGAGAGTTTTGGTCCTTTTTATAATatcattcttttcttttctcatttttttgaaGATGTGTCTTTGTCCACTTCttttttcacaatttgttttttgAAATTTTGGACCATATTCTCTGATtccccaaccccaaacttaaaactttgTTCACTTtcaagagcaaccccaaacttaatatttttcatatatttTAGGAACTATGcttctacctaactccaaagagaaGGTGGAAAGAAAATATCTTCCAAGTTATATGGCTTAGAGTTTTAGGCTACGTCATCGAAAGAAAGGCTAAGGCTCAAAGCGGTTAACAATGGATATACCTATTACTACAGCGTGGTTTACAAAGGCTTaaagttataaacaaaaaatTGTCTCAGTGTGTTTCGGTCAAACCagataaaataataatgcatggatacactcataaagaaagaaaagtgaacaATGGAAATATTTGGATCAAACCTTACTATATGAGGTATTTGTAAGTTGAGTACAAGTCCGTTGATTATTTTCTCATCATTCGCCTTCAAGTTTCTAGTTGATATTATGATGATAAAGTTTCTTTTGGATCATTTGTTCAATACTAAAGTGATAAACTTGCAAACctgaaaaaatcaaaacaactACAAACTTTTTCATCAAAGACAGTATAAATCTTCAGGTGAGGGTTACACTTGAGTAGCAAATTTCTCTTGAGAATGATCTTAAATAAAGTAAATTCTTCaaaataaaaatgattaaaaatgatgggttgcctcccatcCAACACTTCTTTTTCGTCATTAGCTTGACGTCCCAAGCTTAAAACACTTCAGGCGCAAGGGATACCTCACGCCGATGAAAACTCCTTTTTCCTTATTTTGTGAACTCCACTACCTTTCTCTTCCAATTGATAACATGTATCTAGATCCTCCACATATGGTTTCGATTGATATGCATTAAACACCATCTTTTCCTTATTGAACTTCAAAATCAATTCACCTGTCTCCACATCTATTTTTGCATTCCCGGTTGCCAAGAATGGGCGCTCGAGAATCACTGACCCTTCTGAATCATTTTTCATGTAGATCACCACAAAGTCTGCAGGGAAGGTCAAACCATCGACATGAACTAACATATCTTGTAGAATACCAAGCGGATGTGTCAAAGACGAATCAACTAAAGTGAGTGTCATGTTGCTCGGTATGATCTCTCTTATCTTTAATTCCTTAAATTTGCTCAGCGGAATGATATTGATGCTCGATCC includes:
- the LOC127136424 gene encoding uncharacterized protein LOC127136424; the protein is MAEPPEVPPKMKDPGEFNITYTIGGLKISHDLCDLGSSINIIPLSKFKELKIREIIPSNMTLTLVDSSLTHPLGILQDMLVHVDGLTFPADFVVIYMKNDSEGSVILERPFLATGNAKIDVETGELILKFNKEKMVFNAYQSKPYVEDLDTCYQLEEKGSGVHKIRKKEFSSA